Genomic window (Mesotoga sp. Brook.08.105.5.1):
GAACCTGGACGCGAAGCGTCGGAACGAAGAACCGTTCTTCACGAAGAACAGGTCCTTGCTCAACGAAGAACTCTCACTCTTTTCCAATACTCAACCCGCCGCGTACCTTGATGGCCCTTATGTTTCTGGAGGACCGACATTGATCGTCAGCCAGTAATCTCCAATAGCTTTCGCAACGATCAGGAATTCGTCAAAATCGATCGGTTTGACAAGATAGGAGTTCACTCCGCAGTCATAGCAAATTGCCCTGTCTCTTTCTTCACGAGAAGATGTAAGGACGACGACAGGGATCCTTCTTGTGAGTTCGGAATGCTTTATTTCGTGAAGAACTTCATGTCCAGAAATCCCGGGTAATTTGAGATCCAGCAAGACAAGATCAGGCACAGGGAATGCCTCTCTATCTTCGTATCGCCCTCTGCCAAACACATAGTCGAGAGCCATTTCACCGCTCTTTACAATCTCGACTCGGTTCGTAAGTCCTACCTGTCTGAAGGAGTCAAGTGTCAGTTCGACGTCCATCTGGTTATCCTGGACGAGCAGTATCAAAGCTTCTTTCAAAGCCTGGCCTCCTTAATCTTCACTATGAACTTTGCTCCTTCTCCCGGCACTGATTGCACAGAAACGTCCCCACCCATCAAAGTGATCGACTTCTTCACAATAGCCAGACCTATACCGCTTCCCGGGAAGTCTTCGCTAGAATGGAGCCTCTGGAATATGTTGAAGATCCTCTTATGGAATTTCTGACTTATTCCTATTCCATTATCTTCAACAATCAGGTGTACCCATTCTCCTCTTCTTTCAGAGTATATCTTCACTGCGGCTCGTTCTTCTGGTTTGTGATAGGTCAAGGAGTTTTGAAGAAGGTTGATAA
Coding sequences:
- a CDS encoding response regulator: MKEALILLVQDNQMDVELTLDSFRQVGLTNRVEIVKSGEMALDYVFGRGRYEDREAFPVPDLVLLDLKLPGISGHEVLHEIKHSELTRRIPVVVLTSSREERDRAICYDCGVNSYLVKPIDFDEFLIVAKAIGDYWLTINVGPPET